A region of Leifsonia xyli DNA encodes the following proteins:
- a CDS encoding hydrolase yields MDVYFFDCDKTLYDYDFHKRLPKLAELGGVSQYRLASSWWAGGFERAAEIGEYSTSEEYLAAFAEVTGARLTLEEWQEARKAAMTPIPGAIEALHEAAELGTVSLLSNNPIPFKDSLPVLTPEIVDVLGGNDLVSAVLGARKPERRIYTRALGRFGVEPENAILFDDSIANVEGARECGMQAYHFVKREDGSFDTDGLREAIRAFASRDR; encoded by the coding sequence ATGGACGTCTACTTCTTCGACTGCGACAAGACGCTCTACGACTACGACTTCCACAAGCGGCTCCCGAAGCTCGCTGAGCTGGGAGGTGTGAGCCAGTACCGGCTCGCCTCCTCCTGGTGGGCCGGCGGTTTCGAGCGAGCGGCCGAGATCGGCGAGTACTCCACCAGCGAGGAGTACCTGGCCGCGTTCGCCGAGGTGACGGGCGCCCGGCTGACGCTCGAGGAGTGGCAGGAGGCGCGGAAGGCCGCGATGACACCGATCCCGGGCGCCATCGAGGCGCTGCACGAGGCCGCGGAGCTCGGGACCGTGTCGCTGCTCTCGAACAACCCCATCCCGTTCAAGGATTCGCTCCCGGTGCTGACCCCCGAGATCGTCGACGTCCTCGGCGGCAACGACCTGGTGTCGGCGGTGCTGGGCGCCCGGAAGCCCGAGCGCCGCATCTACACGCGGGCGCTCGGGCGGTTCGGGGTGGAGCCGGAGAACGCGATCCTGTTCGACGACTCGATCGCGAACGTCGAAGGCGCCCGCGAGTGCGGGATGCAGGCGTACCACTTCGTCAAGCGCGAGGACGGCTCGTTCGACACCGACGGCCTGCGGGAGGCGATCCGCGCCTTCGCCTCCCGCGACCGCTGA